The Pelosinus sp. IPA-1 genome contains a region encoding:
- a CDS encoding sugar ABC transporter substrate-binding protein, producing MLTKGTRILLTACILSSIVFLSGCGQKAAATQPNTGEKVNVVFWDENAGPDRTPYYEVLIKKFEAQNPNIHVEYVGLPKKSAKQKIDTAIAANDLPDVSGIQTSWIADFAARKVLLDLDPMFDKWSEKEKISPSIIQSNRDMVLDKKLYQIPNTMNMEILWYRPDWFKEAGVKAPENWDEFFDAAEKMTDKEKNRYGFTIRGGDGAAIQLPRMMFAYSGYTDFFDENGKCRINDPKHIEFVKKYLALYKTFTPKSDVTNGYKEMVTAFDTGAVAMVQHNIGSYSEQKKSMKPEQYAPLILPKTADGKMIQEGGNTIGYGIYNTSKHPEEAWKFISFLCSQESQSYWNQSIGQIPTHLDSLKEPWAKELPHMQLAFKVLSDPNLRFYQPPMYLPEYRSILDQTGDPGIQAVMIGKKTVEEFLNEWAATFEKSKQKYDAYIAGKK from the coding sequence ATGCTCACAAAAGGTACCAGGATTCTATTGACGGCCTGTATATTAAGCTCTATTGTATTCTTGTCTGGATGTGGACAAAAAGCTGCTGCCACTCAACCAAACACGGGAGAAAAGGTCAATGTTGTATTTTGGGATGAAAATGCAGGTCCTGATCGTACTCCATATTATGAGGTATTGATCAAAAAATTTGAAGCCCAGAACCCTAACATTCACGTTGAGTATGTTGGTCTTCCCAAAAAATCAGCAAAACAAAAAATTGATACTGCCATTGCAGCCAATGACCTTCCTGATGTATCCGGGATTCAAACAAGTTGGATAGCGGATTTTGCTGCACGAAAGGTATTATTGGATCTGGATCCAATGTTTGATAAATGGAGTGAGAAGGAAAAAATCTCTCCGTCGATCATACAATCAAACCGTGATATGGTATTGGACAAAAAACTCTATCAAATTCCAAATACGATGAATATGGAAATTTTATGGTATAGACCCGATTGGTTTAAAGAAGCAGGGGTAAAGGCTCCTGAAAATTGGGATGAGTTTTTTGATGCTGCTGAAAAAATGACAGATAAAGAAAAAAATCGTTATGGTTTTACCATCCGCGGTGGTGATGGTGCAGCAATACAATTACCAAGAATGATGTTTGCTTACTCTGGTTATACCGATTTTTTTGATGAAAATGGTAAGTGCCGAATTAATGATCCTAAACATATTGAATTTGTAAAAAAGTATTTGGCTCTTTATAAAACCTTTACACCGAAAAGTGATGTAACGAATGGTTATAAAGAAATGGTTACTGCGTTCGATACGGGTGCTGTTGCTATGGTACAACATAATATTGGCTCTTACTCAGAACAAAAAAAATCGATGAAACCAGAGCAATATGCTCCGTTGATTTTGCCTAAGACAGCAGATGGTAAGATGATACAGGAAGGCGGAAATACAATTGGATATGGTATTTATAACACGTCTAAACACCCAGAAGAAGCGTGGAAGTTTATAAGCTTCTTATGCTCACAAGAAAGTCAAAGTTATTGGAATCAAAGTATAGGTCAAATCCCTACACACTTAGATTCACTAAAAGAGCCATGGGCGAAAGAATTGCCTCATATGCAACTTGCATTCAAGGTACTTTCCGATCCTAACCTTAGATTCTATCAACCTCCTATGTATTTGCCTGAATATCGTTCCATTTTGGATCAAACAGGTGACCCAGGTATTCAAGCTGTAATGATTGGCAAGAAAACAGTAGAAGAGTTTCTCAATGAGTGGGCTGCCACTTTTGAGAAATCAAAACAAAAATATGATGCATACATAGCAGGTAAAAAGTAA
- a CDS encoding glycoside hydrolase family 28 protein — MKSEHIMDDGAEVEQGWGKLEDILSQITPPTFPNRDFVITDYGAVGDGITDCTDAFKNVMNVVNAAGGGRVIVPPGIYLTGPIHFKSNTNLYISKEATIKFSQDLEKYLPMVLNRFEGVELYNYSPLIYSYGAMNLAITGEGILDGNGDNEHWWPWKGLTKYGWQVGQPHQAEDRDLLFAMAEKNVPVEERKFGTGHYLRPSFIQFYNSKNILIEGVTVKDSPMWQISPVLCENITIDKVKIIGHGPNTDGFDPDSCKNMLIKNCYFDNGDDCIAIKSGRNGDGRRINIPCENIVIQNNYMKDGHGGITIGSEISGSVRNVFADNNVMDSPNLDRALRFKTNSVRGGIIENIYFRNTVVKSIGEEILIVDMDYEEGDAGEHTPIVRNIYVENLESFGGKTGILMSAYDRTPITNVQFMNCTLNNVKTPFVLKNVEKLVFKNVSINGKHYDDIK; from the coding sequence ATGAAGTCTGAACACATTATGGATGACGGGGCAGAAGTAGAACAAGGGTGGGGGAAACTAGAGGATATTCTAAGTCAAATTACGCCTCCCACTTTTCCAAATCGGGATTTTGTGATAACAGATTATGGTGCGGTTGGGGATGGGATAACGGATTGTACGGATGCTTTTAAGAACGTAATGAATGTGGTGAATGCAGCTGGTGGAGGGCGGGTGATAGTTCCTCCAGGAATCTATCTTACAGGCCCAATCCATTTTAAAAGCAACACAAATTTATATATTTCGAAAGAGGCGACGATAAAATTTAGCCAGGACTTAGAGAAGTATTTACCGATGGTATTAAATCGTTTTGAGGGAGTAGAGCTGTACAACTATTCTCCATTAATCTACTCCTACGGGGCAATGAATCTTGCGATTACTGGAGAGGGTATTTTAGATGGAAATGGTGATAATGAACATTGGTGGCCATGGAAAGGGCTAACGAAGTATGGATGGCAAGTAGGGCAGCCTCATCAAGCTGAGGATCGCGATCTGCTTTTTGCAATGGCAGAAAAGAATGTACCGGTAGAGGAAAGAAAATTTGGTACGGGACATTATTTGCGTCCAAGCTTTATACAATTTTATAACAGCAAAAATATTTTAATCGAGGGTGTAACAGTAAAGGACTCTCCCATGTGGCAGATTTCTCCCGTTCTTTGTGAAAATATTACGATTGATAAGGTGAAAATTATTGGGCATGGTCCTAATACGGACGGATTTGATCCCGACTCTTGCAAAAATATGTTGATTAAGAATTGCTATTTTGATAATGGAGATGATTGTATCGCTATTAAATCAGGTAGAAATGGTGATGGCAGGCGGATCAACATTCCATGTGAAAACATTGTGATTCAGAATAATTACATGAAGGATGGGCATGGTGGAATAACAATCGGAAGTGAAATATCAGGAAGTGTCCGTAATGTTTTTGCTGATAATAATGTGATGGATAGTCCCAATTTAGATCGTGCTTTACGGTTTAAAACCAATTCTGTACGTGGCGGTATTATTGAAAATATTTACTTTAGAAATACAGTAGTAAAAAGTATTGGAGAAGAAATTCTTATTGTAGATATGGATTATGAAGAAGGAGATGCTGGAGAACATACGCCCATTGTTCGCAATATCTACGTTGAAAATTTAGAGAGCTTTGGCGGAAAAACAGGAATTTTGATGAGTGCATATGATCGCACTCCCATTACAAATGTACAATTCATGAACTGTACATTAAACAATGTAAAAACTCCCTTTGTTTTGAAAAATGTTGAAAAATTAGTATTTAAAAATGTCAGTATTAATGGAAAACATTATGATGACATAAAATAA
- a CDS encoding glycoside hydrolase family 105 protein translates to MRNYAQWMADSIIARKTNLTDHWGYEYGLTLDGFVKVWQQTGDKKYFDFIVKTMDHFIQEDGSINGYRLEEYNIDHLNNGKIVITLYKETGNEKYKKALQLIRKQIDTHPRTKEGVFWHKNIYPHQIWLDGLYMGATFYAAYIKEFGNITEFDDVAAQFIISEKNLKDEKTGLLYHAWDEAKEQPWADKKTGLSAHFWVRAMGWYVMALVDTLEVFPEENKNREKLLTIFNDCMQALLKVQDKISHVWYQVLDAGDRKGNYLESSGSSMIVYALLKGVRKGYLPASLQETAKQAYQGLVDEFILETKEGLINLNKVCYVAGLGGEDQRDGTFTYYISEPIISNEPKGLGPFILASAEKNRF, encoded by the coding sequence ATGAGAAACTATGCACAATGGATGGCAGACTCTATCATAGCAAGAAAAACAAATTTAACAGATCACTGGGGATATGAATATGGCCTAACTTTAGATGGTTTTGTAAAAGTGTGGCAACAAACAGGGGATAAAAAGTATTTTGATTTTATTGTAAAAACAATGGATCACTTTATACAAGAAGATGGATCAATCAATGGATATCGATTAGAAGAATATAATATCGATCATTTAAATAACGGAAAAATAGTAATAACTTTGTATAAAGAAACTGGAAATGAAAAATATAAAAAAGCATTACAGCTCATCAGAAAACAAATTGATACTCATCCACGTACCAAGGAAGGTGTTTTTTGGCATAAAAATATCTATCCTCATCAAATCTGGTTAGATGGTTTGTATATGGGTGCAACATTCTATGCTGCGTATATAAAAGAGTTTGGAAATATAACAGAATTTGATGATGTGGCTGCCCAGTTTATAATATCTGAGAAAAACTTGAAGGACGAAAAAACGGGTCTTTTATACCACGCTTGGGACGAGGCCAAAGAACAACCTTGGGCAGATAAAAAAACAGGATTATCAGCCCATTTTTGGGTAAGAGCAATGGGCTGGTATGTGATGGCTTTAGTTGATACATTAGAAGTTTTCCCTGAAGAAAATAAAAATAGGGAAAAACTATTGACTATATTTAATGATTGTATGCAAGCCTTACTGAAGGTACAAGACAAGATTAGCCATGTATGGTATCAAGTCTTGGATGCGGGAGATCGAAAAGGCAACTATTTAGAATCCTCAGGATCATCTATGATTGTATACGCTTTATTAAAAGGCGTAAGAAAAGGATATTTACCAGCAAGCTTGCAAGAAACTGCCAAACAAGCCTATCAAGGATTAGTAGATGAGTTTATCTTAGAAACAAAAGAAGGACTAATCAATTTAAATAAGGTTTGTTATGTGGCAGGATTGGGGGGGGAAGACCAACGGGATGGCACTTTTACCTATTATATAAGTGAGCCAATCATCAGTAATGAGCCAAAAGGCTTAGGCCCGTTTATATTAGCTTCTGCCGAAAAAAATCGTTTTTAA
- a CDS encoding methyl-accepting chemotaxis protein has translation MLKLNNVSIVYKLFILLVISIVGVGIVGYTGYSHLLKANRDMNAMYQDRLIAVKLINENIGHFRFIQAFVFEAMVTVDGARKEAVVKAIDLRDEMFNKNIIEYEKSNLNEKEIEQLKEMKIAMEKYRDGRKRIMNLAMENKSAEAYKEYVTNVLPYSNIFIDLLKKIAEDNTKAADELNRQNGEAFIRARNLIGGSFIGVLSIMGVVSFLIGRNITHPMKIGTSHLCEMAKGNFSIDVPKNLLESKDEFGVMGQAFHMLNHNMRMLVQKIGDSAEKLVAASELLTASAEQSADASNQVAASVTDITSGTEIQASALKETTGVIEEMSRQIQIVADNTEQTVVLTEKTAVASKNGTHSVSVALEQMRNIERTVNTSAEVVTKLGERSNEIGQIVGTISTIAGQTNLLALNAAIEAARAGETGRGFAVVAEEVRKLAEQSQEAAEQISTLIHEIRSETDSAVTAMMAGTREVVSGRVAVNGATTAFSDIADLVNSVSGQVHTISSAMKNVIEGSRQVNLVMKNASDITTNTFMEVQNVSAATQEQSAAAAEIASSSRDLAKLAEELQITMHQFKV, from the coding sequence GTGTTGAAATTGAACAACGTTAGTATTGTGTATAAACTCTTTATATTGTTGGTTATTTCTATTGTAGGAGTAGGTATAGTAGGCTACACTGGCTATTCCCATTTACTAAAAGCAAATCGGGATATGAACGCTATGTACCAAGATCGATTAATTGCTGTAAAGTTAATTAATGAAAATATTGGTCATTTTCGTTTTATACAAGCATTTGTGTTTGAAGCGATGGTTACTGTAGATGGGGCCCGGAAAGAGGCGGTGGTAAAAGCCATAGATCTTCGGGATGAGATGTTTAATAAAAATATTATAGAGTATGAAAAAAGTAACTTGAATGAAAAAGAGATAGAACAACTGAAGGAAATGAAAATTGCCATGGAAAAATATCGTGATGGGCGAAAAAGAATCATGAATTTAGCTATGGAAAACAAGAGTGCAGAAGCATATAAAGAATATGTTACAAATGTGTTGCCTTATTCCAATATCTTTATAGACTTGTTAAAGAAAATAGCAGAGGATAATACGAAAGCGGCTGATGAACTCAACAGGCAAAATGGTGAAGCGTTTATTCGTGCGAGAAATTTAATTGGTGGTAGTTTTATCGGGGTGTTAAGTATCATGGGGGTAGTTAGTTTTTTGATTGGTCGAAACATAACCCATCCGATGAAAATAGGTACTAGTCACTTGTGTGAAATGGCAAAAGGAAATTTTTCGATTGATGTACCTAAAAATTTGCTGGAAAGTAAAGATGAATTTGGCGTCATGGGGCAAGCCTTTCATATGTTAAATCACAATATGAGGATGTTAGTACAAAAGATTGGAGATTCTGCGGAGAAGTTGGTTGCAGCATCAGAGCTGTTAACTGCTAGTGCCGAACAATCTGCGGATGCCTCAAATCAAGTAGCTGCTTCTGTGACTGATATTACCTCTGGAACCGAGATACAGGCAAGTGCTTTGAAGGAAACGACTGGAGTTATAGAAGAGATGTCTCGTCAAATTCAAATTGTGGCAGATAATACAGAACAAACTGTTGTCTTGACTGAGAAGACAGCTGTAGCATCTAAAAATGGTACTCACTCGGTCAGTGTTGCATTAGAACAAATGAGAAATATTGAAAGAACGGTCAATACATCTGCAGAGGTTGTGACTAAGTTAGGAGAGCGTTCCAATGAAATTGGACAAATTGTTGGTACCATTTCCACGATTGCTGGACAAACGAATCTTTTAGCATTAAACGCCGCTATCGAAGCGGCAAGAGCTGGAGAGACGGGGCGAGGTTTTGCTGTTGTCGCGGAGGAAGTAAGGAAATTAGCAGAACAGTCTCAAGAGGCAGCGGAGCAGATTTCTACTTTGATTCATGAGATTCGTAGCGAAACAGATAGTGCTGTTACTGCAATGATGGCAGGAACGCGAGAAGTCGTAAGCGGAAGGGTAGCTGTCAACGGAGCAACGACTGCGTTTTCAGATATTGCTGATTTGGTGAATTCTGTTTCTGGCCAGGTACATACCATTTCCAGTGCTATGAAGAATGTAATAGAAGGAAGCAGGCAAGTAAATTTAGTAATGAAGAACGCAAGTGATATTACTACAAATACATTCATGGAAGTACAGAATGTATCAGCAGCCACACAAGAACAATCAGCAGCTGCAGCTGAAATTGCATCCTCTAGCCGGGACCTAGCAAAATTGGCGGAAGAATTGCAAATCACAATGCATCAGTTTAAGGTATAA
- a CDS encoding alginate lyase family protein translates to MKWSLKTAAIILGALMLMQEPVIKAESFLYYEPVEIKSLSEEQVFPELAENLQSIISAANKALKEEPASVTHKTILPPSGDPHDYVSLGKYWWKDTDQPNGSPYTSRDGLINPEGNDPLRYDHNRLSRTASNIHKLSLAYYLTGKAEYAAKAIELIEVFFISPDTRMNPNLNFAQAIPGKVVGRGSGIIDTVCLIQMTDDLRMLEKSPLYSKDDDEAMRQWFASYLDWLQTSKPGIHERQALNNHGVWYDAQLSAYALFIDHKDLAAQIVKEATVKRVDQQIQPDGSMPKELARTKSMSYTTFNLKAFITLARVGNQVGVNIWDDSSPNGRNIKKAIDYLIPYIEGTAQWQYEQIVPYHEPGFARYLYLAKTQYGTHEYDQAIQNLLKD, encoded by the coding sequence ATGAAGTGGTCATTAAAAACAGCAGCAATAATCCTTGGGGCATTGATGTTGATGCAAGAACCTGTAATTAAGGCAGAAAGTTTTTTATATTATGAGCCTGTAGAAATAAAAAGCCTGTCAGAGGAGCAGGTTTTTCCTGAACTTGCGGAAAATCTTCAATCCATTATATCAGCAGCGAACAAGGCATTAAAAGAAGAGCCTGCTAGTGTAACTCACAAAACCATACTTCCACCTTCAGGCGATCCTCATGATTATGTAAGCCTTGGTAAGTATTGGTGGAAAGATACTGATCAACCTAATGGATCGCCCTATACTAGTCGGGATGGCCTAATTAATCCAGAAGGGAATGACCCGTTACGGTATGATCATAATCGGCTTAGTAGAACCGCCAGTAATATTCATAAACTTAGTCTTGCTTATTATCTTACAGGTAAGGCAGAATATGCTGCTAAGGCAATTGAACTTATTGAGGTGTTTTTTATAAGCCCTGATACTCGTATGAATCCAAATCTAAATTTTGCTCAGGCCATTCCTGGAAAAGTTGTAGGTAGAGGATCGGGGATTATAGATACTGTCTGTTTGATTCAAATGACAGATGATTTACGAATGCTAGAAAAATCACCATTATATTCTAAGGATGACGACGAGGCTATGAGGCAGTGGTTTGCTAGCTATTTAGATTGGTTGCAGACTAGTAAACCTGGGATTCATGAAAGGCAAGCGCTTAATAATCATGGAGTGTGGTATGATGCGCAATTGAGCGCTTATGCTTTATTTATTGATCATAAAGATCTTGCTGCCCAAATTGTTAAAGAAGCTACAGTGAAGAGAGTCGATCAGCAAATACAGCCTGACGGTAGTATGCCAAAAGAACTAGCTAGAACAAAATCCATGAGCTATACAACCTTTAATTTGAAAGCATTTATTACGTTGGCGAGAGTAGGAAATCAAGTTGGGGTTAATATCTGGGACGATAGTAGCCCTAATGGTCGAAATATAAAAAAAGCGATTGATTATCTCATACCCTATATTGAAGGTACTGCACAGTGGCAGTACGAGCAGATCGTACCCTATCACGAGCCGGGTTTTGCTAGGTATTTATATTTGGCAAAAACTCAGTATGGGACACATGAGTATGACCAGGCTATCCAAAATCTTTTGAAAGATTAA
- a CDS encoding MFS transporter, whose amino-acid sequence MMVRKVTLKTIIGYASVNFLGGGAQLLISLWLMYFYTTMCNLSAVQAGLIFTVARLLDAVGNPIMGFITDNFRNTRLGRKFGRRRFFILMGVPTVAIVYPLLWITGQSFTYYLIMNLLYEIIFTMVIVPCSTLPAEMTQDAGDKAKLTGAKQFTGTIANFVASFIPGQFFLMYGKNSPEAFWITGLVYGLLTAFTLLLVWAFTFERDPKEVEYNSNIGSVWSILPQICSDVASSMRIKTFRLHCVLMGVGGIFKNLTTGVFTYFVIFVLMLDTVATANITSVMAFVAPVALMFYIGTCYKYGGPVTYKISTIFVFASLFGYYVLTTGISTGLVMMVTIFAIINTIGRTGIDYVPVFQLAFIADVDEAVTGQRREGLFSGVNSLLSKIATAVEAALLGFVLQAYGFKAGVTVQPESAVLGITVLTIATPFLLLGITWIASTRLKLNKERHKILVDEVHRLRAGGSMEDATIEAKTAFKELTGWEYKECWGNNNVVRTKIHNTNQVAG is encoded by the coding sequence ATGATGGTTAGAAAAGTAACTCTAAAGACTATTATTGGTTATGCTTCTGTAAATTTTTTAGGGGGCGGAGCTCAATTACTAATATCCTTGTGGCTCATGTATTTTTATACAACAATGTGTAATTTGAGTGCGGTACAAGCTGGTCTTATTTTTACTGTGGCAAGGCTATTAGATGCTGTAGGCAATCCTATCATGGGCTTTATAACTGATAACTTTCGCAATACAAGATTGGGGCGAAAGTTTGGTCGAAGAAGATTTTTTATTCTCATGGGCGTACCTACCGTAGCGATCGTATATCCTTTATTATGGATTACAGGTCAATCCTTCACGTATTATCTTATTATGAATTTGCTATATGAAATAATATTTACCATGGTTATTGTCCCTTGTTCCACTTTGCCGGCAGAGATGACCCAGGATGCCGGTGATAAAGCTAAGCTAACGGGAGCGAAACAATTTACTGGTACAATCGCCAATTTTGTTGCATCCTTTATACCTGGTCAATTTTTTCTGATGTATGGGAAAAATTCTCCAGAGGCGTTCTGGATAACTGGTCTTGTTTATGGGCTCTTGACAGCCTTTACCTTACTGTTAGTGTGGGCCTTTACCTTTGAACGTGATCCTAAAGAAGTAGAATATAATAGTAATATCGGCAGTGTTTGGTCGATTTTGCCTCAAATTTGTTCAGATGTAGCATCAAGTATGAGGATTAAGACTTTTAGACTACATTGTGTATTGATGGGTGTAGGTGGTATATTCAAAAATCTGACTACTGGCGTGTTTACTTATTTTGTTATATTTGTTTTAATGTTAGACACGGTTGCCACTGCAAATATAACAAGTGTTATGGCTTTTGTTGCCCCAGTTGCATTAATGTTCTATATCGGGACCTGTTATAAGTATGGCGGACCTGTCACTTACAAGATATCTACTATATTTGTTTTTGCTTCATTATTTGGATATTATGTATTGACTACAGGAATTTCTACTGGATTGGTGATGATGGTAACTATTTTTGCAATCATCAATACCATAGGAAGAACGGGAATTGATTATGTTCCTGTATTTCAGCTGGCGTTTATCGCAGACGTTGATGAAGCCGTAACGGGACAAAGAAGAGAAGGACTATTTTCAGGAGTTAATTCCCTACTCTCGAAAATAGCAACTGCAGTAGAAGCTGCGCTGCTTGGTTTTGTGTTACAGGCGTATGGCTTCAAAGCAGGAGTTACTGTACAACCAGAGAGTGCAGTACTTGGAATCACTGTTTTAACGATTGCTACTCCATTTTTATTATTAGGAATCACCTGGATTGCTTCTACAAGACTGAAATTGAATAAAGAAAGACATAAAATACTGGTGGATGAAGTTCATCGGTTAAGAGCTGGCGGTTCTATGGAGGACGCTACAATAGAAGCAAAAACTGCTTTTAAAGAATTAACCGGTTGGGAATATAAAGAATGTTGGGGAAACAATAATGTAGTACGTACAAAAATACATAATACCAATCAAGTGGCGGGATAA
- a CDS encoding putative porin: MKKTKKSLALALAVMLGCSITGTALAATGSENPFSTVPSTHWAYPAVTQLVKAGLIDGYKDGDFRGDNAITRYEMASLVAKAMSNVDKADAANKASIDKLTAEYAKELDNLGVRVGKLEKKVDALGRLKIGGELRFRYDYAGNGVLGFDNANSDKQKNGQVRYRLNMTAPLDDNWKMVSRFESSAPKFGGSGSDNPNNLVRAYLEGDVSGMHVLAGRGNFKTFNAYTGWDKDNWEGAGVTIGNKVTLDMYAMKYGGANTTATFSTTETDIFKQKNTWFKLMQAKYSFTPDFTVATQWLKNPIQDRGITGSSYDTIGLGFKYDLGNFTLGAEYAENRAARVMGIKNGALSNKVAATDKKPKGYEIKLDYGNADKSKVGTWGSWIGYRYADDGFDRGDMTTGFRHDNAKAARMNNIKGMEVGLDYTLIKNTKFEAFYIAGKPVNGNDIAGINNKHMAYAQMELFF, translated from the coding sequence ATGAAAAAAACAAAAAAAAGTTTAGCCCTGGCACTTGCTGTAATGCTTGGCTGTAGTATTACGGGTACAGCACTTGCGGCAACCGGATCGGAAAATCCGTTTTCAACAGTTCCGTCCACTCATTGGGCATATCCTGCCGTGACACAACTAGTTAAAGCAGGCCTTATTGATGGCTATAAAGATGGCGATTTCCGCGGCGATAATGCTATCACCCGTTATGAAATGGCTTCATTGGTTGCCAAAGCAATGAGTAATGTCGACAAAGCAGATGCTGCTAATAAAGCTTCAATTGACAAACTTACTGCAGAATATGCTAAAGAACTCGACAATTTGGGGGTTCGTGTAGGCAAGTTGGAAAAGAAAGTTGACGCTCTTGGTAGATTGAAAATTGGCGGTGAATTACGCTTTCGCTATGATTATGCTGGTAATGGCGTTCTTGGTTTTGATAACGCGAATTCTGACAAACAGAAAAATGGCCAAGTACGGTATCGCTTGAATATGACTGCTCCTTTGGATGATAACTGGAAAATGGTTTCCCGTTTTGAATCGTCAGCTCCGAAATTTGGCGGCAGCGGCAGTGACAATCCAAATAACCTAGTCCGTGCTTATCTAGAAGGCGATGTTTCCGGTATGCATGTACTCGCTGGTCGCGGCAATTTCAAAACTTTCAATGCCTATACCGGTTGGGATAAAGATAACTGGGAAGGCGCAGGCGTGACAATCGGCAATAAAGTAACCTTGGACATGTATGCTATGAAATATGGCGGTGCTAATACTACTGCTACTTTTAGTACTACAGAAACTGATATATTTAAACAGAAAAATACCTGGTTTAAATTGATGCAGGCAAAATACTCTTTTACTCCTGACTTCACTGTAGCTACTCAATGGTTAAAGAATCCTATCCAAGATAGGGGCATAACAGGTAGTAGCTATGACACAATAGGTCTTGGCTTTAAGTATGACTTGGGTAATTTTACATTAGGTGCTGAGTATGCTGAAAACAGAGCTGCTCGAGTTATGGGAATTAAAAACGGTGCGCTTAGCAACAAAGTAGCTGCTACAGACAAGAAACCAAAAGGTTATGAAATTAAACTAGATTACGGTAATGCGGATAAAAGCAAAGTTGGCACTTGGGGTTCTTGGATCGGCTACAGATATGCCGATGATGGCTTTGATCGCGGTGACATGACCACTGGCTTCCGTCATGATAATGCTAAAGCAGCTCGTATGAACAATATTAAAGGTATGGAAGTTGGATTAGATTACACCTTAATTAAAAATACTAAATTTGAAGCCTTCTACATTGCCGGTAAACCTGTAAATGGGAATGATATTGCCGGTATAAACAATAAACATATGGCATATGCTCAAATGGAATTATTCTTCTAA
- a CDS encoding lactate utilization protein — MDKIKKWKNLCQAKDIVEVLNKKHFKASYVETLEEAKDKLIEMIEEGASVAIGGSTTLSEMGLIDILRSGKYKFFDRYQDLPFDPDIVEIHRKSLTADFLLTGTNAITKSGELVNTDCTGNRIAPMIFGPKNVVIVAGVNKIVDSLDDAFKRIREIAPMNAKRIKHETPCVETGTCVDCDCKKRICNFTTIIHNGIKFEGRIKILIIADEVGY, encoded by the coding sequence ATGGATAAAATAAAAAAGTGGAAGAACCTTTGTCAAGCAAAGGATATCGTAGAAGTACTAAATAAAAAACACTTTAAGGCTTCCTATGTGGAAACCCTGGAGGAAGCTAAAGATAAACTCATTGAAATGATAGAAGAAGGAGCTAGTGTTGCCATTGGTGGATCGACAACCTTAAGTGAAATGGGATTGATTGATATTTTAAGAAGCGGCAAGTATAAGTTTTTTGATAGGTATCAAGATCTTCCCTTCGATCCAGACATTGTAGAGATACATAGAAAATCTCTTACTGCTGATTTCCTACTAACAGGAACTAATGCGATTACGAAAAGTGGAGAGTTAGTGAATACGGATTGTACTGGTAATCGAATTGCGCCAATGATTTTTGGACCTAAGAACGTCGTTATCGTAGCAGGAGTTAATAAAATAGTAGATAGTTTGGATGATGCATTTAAGAGAATAAGAGAAATTGCACCGATGAATGCTAAAAGAATAAAACATGAAACACCCTGTGTAGAGACTGGAACTTGTGTGGACTGTGATTGTAAAAAAAGAATCTGCAATTTTACTACGATTATTCACAATGGGATCAAGTTTGAAGGCAGAATTAAAATCCTAATCATAGCTGATGAAGTTGGATATTAA